The stretch of DNA TTTCGGGGACACATAGCTCAGATACACGTCCAAAACGCCTGGTAGGTCGTAGATCACAGCTGTGTATATTGCTCGCTCTAGAAAATGTATCTTTTGCTCGAAGGTTTCGCACCTGCGCAGATTTTCGGTAGAACGTCTTACTGCTTCCTCACTGCATCGAACGCATAATACGTCGAGTTTGTCTCTCACAGCTGAAATCTCAGTCCccaaataatttttcaaatatTTCATAAAATACGCGTCCCACAGATCTTTCATCCACTCTGCCTCCAATGGGGAAAAGAGTTCTATGTACTCGAATGGTGACACTTTAAACAAATCATCCATGATCAGTTCATCATCCATCGGAAGCTTCTTCAATGTTGCTTCATCAGAATGCAGGGCTGCTACGTGCAATGCAGTTCTTTCGAGCTCATCGACTTCGAACATATCCTCTCTTTTGACACCGGGTTGCTCAAAATATGAAGAGTCGTTGTTCATCACAGCAGAGTGAAGTGGATAGGACGCCGACGCCAGTCCATCGAACAACATCATTACACCCTCGTAGTCTTTTTTACCATACAATCTGACAACATTTTCCCTAAACCtggatttttttcttccttttgcctTTTCCAACAGGTAGTGAGCTGCGAAAAATTCGGCGAAGGTCTTATGAACGAACTCGGGAATTCCTCCATCGTTAATTCTATTCACAAAACCTTCTTTGAAAGAATCAACGCCGGTGATGAAACTTCCTTCGGGATCTAACTGGTCTGATTCATCTTCATTCAATAAGGTTTTCAATATATCCTGAGGAAATATACACTTCAGAGCCAGCAGACCATGGTTTACGTAGAATGGAGACTTCGTGTCATGGTTGTCCCCTCGCACAGTACTTCGGGAGATGTCTTCCTTCACTTTCTCTTTTCTGTGCACAAGATGCTTGTACTCGACAAACATCATGTAGATGTGTACAGTGTATATACCGCCGCCACAAATGTCAGCAATATTAAGAAGTGAAGAGTAATCGTCCGACTTTGTAATTTCCCCACTCTCTATCTGAGCCATCATACGAAGTAGGAGAGGGGTTTCCAggattttcttgtttttcttcttcaatgtCCCGTACAGTTGCTGGAATTTTTGCAGAAATGCCTCATTGCTGGTCGCTGGAGTTTCTCTTTGGGCTCTATATCTTGTGAGGAAATCATTCTggttttcatcagaaaaaggAACGATATCATATGACACCGTCTGCAAGACATCTTGTGCATGGGATTTACACACAGTGCGAGTATATAGGTACACCTTGTAAATTTTTTTGTTAGCTAGAAACAGAATAAGGTTCAGCACACACTTGCGACATTTCTCATTGACTTCATCGAAGCCATCCAACATAACGACGACCTCGAAAGGGCTACCATTCTTCAAGCTTTCCTCGAACAAAGCGAACTCGAGACCATCTTTTCGCACCTGGCACAGATCCGCTAGATATTCCAGACTCAGCAGCGCCGTTTTAACAGATGCCATTCTCTGAAGAAGGTCGACGTAGAGCACCAACCGCTTCTTGTCTTGACTTTGTAACCGTGTGCACAACCGAGATGCCAGCACACTCTTTCCCATACCTGGAACACCAGACACAATGACAACCTTCTCGTTTACGTTTAACAACGCGTCCTCCGTGTAACTCTCACTTCCCGTCATTGGAAGGTGACTGAGAGGACCATTTGATTTTGTCCACAAGAGTCTTTTACGAGATTCGTTGAACTTTAGCAGGTGCACTACTTTGTTTGGGAAGTGAACATTTTCCAGGAGGGCTTCGTAGTCACGTGATTCTTGGAGGAGTACGAATTTCTCGAACTTCCTTAATTCCTCCTTGGCTTTTGGCTCACAACCCCGAGGTAGAAGTGTTGCGACCTGATTGTGTGTACAGCCCAGAAGTGCGAAAGCCTCACTCTCATCGCCTAGATTGTATTCTTTCAAGTTAATTTCCACGGCTCTTCTACACTCTCTTTCCACGTAATAGATCTGAACACGTTCTTCTAGTTCATGAAGAGGAGGTCCCACGTCAATGTTCATTGATTCACAGAGCTTTAGAAAAACAGGGGTGTCTACGCAACGTATGAAGGTATCTATATTCGTTGCGTCCGAAAGCTTAGAAAGGTCTTGGTCCTGAAGTTTTACGCGGGAATTTTCGAAAATCCATTTTTTGCAGCTATCCGTGACGTGCGCAAAGCTTGCTTCGTCGATGCTGTGAACTTTGTGCCTCTCGCCAAAGAATGCATCTTCTTGCACTTGTTTCACCAAGTTGTCTTTACCACTGTCTTCCACAAGCAAGATGACTTTTGATCCAGTGACACAGGATGCTTCACCGAAATGTTTAATCATCTTTCGGACGTCTTCGTTTGGATGGACCGTTACAAGCACAAACGCATATTTGTAGTCTAGTAACACATCCTCCAGTGCGGAGTCCAGCTGTTTTGCATCGAAAAACATGTACGGAAGTCCCGTAGATTGCACAGCGTTGTGAACCATTATTTCGAGAAGCCTCAGTTCTGGGCCCGTAACTACGTGAAGCAACCCCTTCTCCCAGGCACTGCTCTTTATTGGTTTGTCGAACTGGAGATTGAGGTTGCCAATGTTGAAAGCTTTGTTGAGTCTcgcgttttccttttctatcATTGTCGCATCTATCGACGGGATTCCATTTTGAATGTATTTCTGCATGTCCGGGATGACAGTATCCTCGAAGAACTTTCGTAGTTCCGGTACCTCCTTTTCGAGAACCCTATTTCCATGATCGCTGCCATATTGAGTTAGTATGTGTGGGATACGAACAATCGCTtcttgttcttcatttttcacCAAAGCTAGTCGGATCAAGACATCCACAtcgttttttcttcgttttatgTCATCCAGAATGGCTCTGTATCGCCGTTTCATTTCGGTATCTTCGCGGAAATACGGCTTGCCGTCATTTTTATACACCAGATGAAGTGCCATATGACAAGATTCGTGAATAAACGTGCCCCGGACTTCGGCTTCCGTTGCTCCGCCTCCGATAGAAATTCTTTGCTTTTCGTAATCAGTAAGTCCGAGAACGCGGCTGCCGCTGCACCCCGTGATCCCCTGAACGTTTTCACTGTTGTAGTCGAATAGTATATCCAGATGCGGTGCTGTGGCAACAACTTtcaatattttctcgtttaatTGGTCGGTTGAAAGTTCCCTGAACATCTTCTCCAATCGCCCCTCGAGGTCATCACATCTGACGTGGCTCCTTGATTTGCTTTTCAAGTAATAGATGTAGGATTCTTTGCATTCTTTGGTGTAGTATCGTTGCCGTCGAATTTCAGCTCGATGAACGCCTGTCAGATATTGATAATACGATGCTTCTTTGTCGTTCTTGAGTCCACATCCACGCGAGACTAAGAGGCCATGTATACGGATGGCTTTCTTTTTAACAGCTCTGTAACGAGCTGATTTTTCTTTCACAGGATCCAGCCAAAGTTTCAAAGCAGGTGCAGCATCCAGGCACTTTAGAACACGAGCCTCGTCTTCCGCCGCAATGGCTTCGTGCATTTTCTTCCTGACGTCTTCCCACTGTGACGACCTTTCCATCTTGAGATCAAATTCAGGTGTCGAAGCCATGCCTTTGGACATGAAGCGAGAAATTCCTGTAATTTTAACGAGGAATTTAGGAACGTAAGCAACAATAATTGGAATAGAGACAGGTCAAGTGCGGTAATGTATCTGGACCGCGACCCTCGTTTTTCCGtatttgcgccgcgaagcaacagtggctacagGGGCTCGTTTTTTGCTCTGGGATCATGTTGTATAATAAAAGGAGCAATGATGTGTCGTCGCTGCTGTGTTTTAGGTTCTTGTCTAGTGCCTTTGAGTTTTCAGTGTTTATCATTACCTGGGCTTGTTTCCTAAATTGACTCTGAAGACCACGATGGTCATTTCGTGGGAATAGGTTTGTTTCATCAGACACATAACAGGAGACAATGGGATGAAAGCGTGGAGCTTCCAGCCGTCGGCCGTATCATATCCTTGCAAGTAAACTCAGGTAGACAAAAAGTAGACACAAAAGAAGTAGACAAATGCGAGTACAAAAGACAAGATTCAAACAAGCAATGAAGCATTAGTACACTTATTGCGAGGAAAACACAGAACCAgaataaagagaaaaaatacaCCTGGACGTCTCGTGGATAGGGAATGCCATGTATGTAACGTGAATTTcttaatgaaaaaataaaagcaTGGGAACAGCACGAGGACGCCAATATGGACGATCAAAGATTGAAACGCATTGTGAAGCAACAATAATATTATGATAAAAGATCAGTACAAATGATTAATGAATTCAGAACAATGCTAGGACTGAATACGAGTGAAGCAACAGCAGTTTTCGAGTATGTCCGTTCCAGCTAGTAGTGTTTTTTAGTCAGCTTGTGTTACCTCACACTTGGGTAGGGTCCGAGACATACAAGACAAACGGACAGAACAGGACTCAAACAGCAAAGCAATTGTCTTTGTCACAGCTCCGCTAGGTTGGGGTAAGGAGGTCATGTATAGACCGCGTGGGAGCATGACAGAGGGTTGGGTAATGCATTCTGGAGTCGGggctaaataaaaagaatacgtACCGTACAGCAGAGCAAGGAAAcacgacaagatggcgcatatgcaggcaagctggtggtagaagtccattatgtaaaagcctgagcctTGGCACACAGACTGTGTGCTCCTGTGTTgatgtcgtccctctgtgtgcttTTACCTACTCAGGCTTAACGTCCTGGGCGGCTCAGGTAGCGGAGTACGAGCAAGGTATCTGGAACGAGAGAAACAGAAGAACGTCTTACAAAACACCGTATAGACTGCACTTAAGTCCGGCGACGTAAGTGATTTTCGTTCCAAAGCAGGGAAGTGACCTGATGAATTCAAAAAGGGGAATTCACTTCTCTTTTGAAAGGACGCTCGTGTCCAGAAACTCAGCCGTGAAAGCGGAACCACTGTACTCGGTATCGGTCGACAACCCACGTGAccatatttcctttttttttatcgtacGAAAAGAGCTTCGACATTAAGTGAAGGGACTTTAAAGCCCTTTAAAGACGTCACGCCACCGGAGCCTCCGCTGCTCCGGCGTCCTCTTACTTCCTACCCAGCTCATACCACACAACattcataccaggacaactaaAAGTATGATAATACCAAGACTGCTAATTTCGGGACAACTTATACTAGGACCTCATGTAGTGTTAGCATGATTTATCGCTTGGCATGAGTTGTCATGGTACAGGTTATGCTAGTCTTGGTTGACTATGATACGAGGTGTTTGGTATGGGTTATCCGGCAGGATCTGGAACGACCCAAAACTATGCGATGCACCTGCACGGTTGCGGCATTCTTTTTCTGAATGCCGCGACTTCATTGGTTCTTAGCCAGTGAGGTTTGGTCGTTCACCAAGAGATGGAATTCCGGCATGCCATCAACGTACGGCGTCTGCATTTCCCATGGATTCCATCGAATGAGAGTCAAGCTGCGCCACTCTATCGCGTGGGGCATTTTGGATACCGCAGTCTGTCGTCCACGAAGAACGACATAAGagtcagggatgggcataaatacattttttgagtatttaaatataaatacaaaatacagtcgacccccgtttatccggacttcatttatccggatcccgcggtatccggacaaaaggcacgggaacggattttcctccatgtattttgttctcgtttatccggacttcagcttccggactcggacaagaattccagggaacgaaagtcgaaaattcttgtaatccagcttcagttatccggactaccgtgagtaagaggagacgctgaccccgcttcgtcacccttttcgctgtgttgagGATATTCCCGTCACatgtcagggacctacattcctccgtaggggagacaaccgtgcacgatgacccccttttctatttgtgtgcgttgggtcacgttgaccagtcgagtcatttggaaatatctcgagcaactgtccggttctagagaggaaaactccaacccgagggcctgctgcttacggcccgttggctaatgaagacattcccctagctgacctgcgatccctgatgcagaggctcactgcgactacccgtagatgatgctgcggtttctgactacgttgacgttgataaggatgatgacgcgtgtgcagctatgactgatgacggtgtggttgctgctgttgcctccgatgatgtgcagcaagacggtgccgatggcgccagtgagaaacaaggctccgactttgacactttgcgtccacactgacattcttcgagcagcgcaacagcgtggctcaactctatgcaattagctaaagtttgcaggaatcgagtgcctacactactatgtaacaactgatattgacgagatttctgtgttttaattaaatcTTGCTCTGTAGggcgtttctattcggtcgtttcatttatccggatgccccggtatccggacgatttcgccgggaacggcaccgtccggataaacgggggtcgactgtactttgttgacaggggtacttaaatactcttcataaatagttttcaacatgagtatttaaatacaaaatataaatactgtatttaaataccgtaactactaccataaatactgtgaggaagatgtcatctggaattacagaaataattatgatcataaggacaaatcagcaagaaagaatagcatttatttgttagattatcatggcgattctAATgttagaaatttctcgaagactgcttcttttaggcatcttctgttcggccgtacaatcagattcgcaaaggagaacagcatctccacaggtgccgatgaacaaatgcttgtattaaatttgacgaagatgcttcgtagaacaatgtaatcgggtagtcacgaccgttctccgcaacaacagtgaaaaactcgtcATCTAAAAtagtttgtcgcatgcgcatgctagcgcaaacccggcataattgcgccccaaactcgcccttcttcccgaaaggtcaaatgcaaggccactttaagatatgagtcagcatattctgtatttaagagtatttataaagtatttacaagaataaatacgcgaaaattggtatttaaatataattataaatacatttctcaagtctgtatttaaatacaaaatataaatacatgtatttatattttaaatagtattttagctacaatgtatttaaatactgcccatccctgataaGAGTACAGTTTGGCATCGACTGGAACCGAAGGGACCATGCCTTTAAGTGGGCTCTGTTGTAGGAGGGTTGGAAGAAGTTCACAAGGGATGCGGCCTGCACTACTTTTGTACACTGGCCTTACAATGTTGTGGGGGAAGAAAACGTTTAAAGGCACAAAGTTATGTCCGCAGCAGCCGCAGAGCGAGCGCAACTCCTTCGACTCCTCTCGTAGCACCCTCCTCCTTCACTTTCCTCCTCGCGCTCTCCGCACTATCGCCGTACGTTCCTCTCTGCTTTCCTCCTCCCATACTTTCATCCTTTGCTTCCCTCCTCGTTCGCTCTGTTCGTTAAGGATGGCTTAAGGCGGTGTCACACTGGGCCGACAATCTACAGAACCTGTCGACTGGCATCTAAAGGCGGCGTGTCCGCGAGCCAGTCACACTGCACATACAAAAGACGGTCGACACAGACATCCGTATGTCGGCCGTCGCCGAATGCCGCTATCAACGGACCCTCCTGACAAACAAGCCTGGCACACTGAATGACAGCCACAATCGACAAGTCCCTTCTTTCAACATGGCGTCCCGAATAAGCCTTTTGGGGAAAATACGGCGAATTCTCGTTGTTTGTACTTGGTAGTCATTATCACGAACATCGAGGCCAACACAGACGCAGGTGTATCTCATTCCTTGACGCTATGTCTCCCGTGCTTCAGTTTGCCTTGGAAGGCTTTGCAATGCGCTTTCCGTGGCGGCCCTTGGTGACTGCGTCAGGTGAAGTGGGATTGTGTGCGCTGTCATGTGTGTTGTTTACGTTCATGGATCCCTTTTCCGTTTTGCTATTCGTCAACGGTGCTCCGTGTAGTGACTTCGCAACCCTACCTTCGCAACCCCACCCGAAGAGGGACCCCTAGGCTGAACTTCTGGACAATTGGACTCCGCAACCGCAAGTTCAATTTCTTCCGTCTTACTGTTGTACCTTGAACTGTTGAGTCAGCTCTGTCCTCAGAGCTGAGTTTGTTACAATACTTCATGTTCCAGCATAACTAGTAGAGTGTTTGTAATAAATTATGCTACCGAAACGAGTGTGTGACTAGATTACTCAATGATAGGGTGACCTGCATGCCCCGTGCTTAGGCTATGGAAGTTTCATGCACGGAACGAAGCTTTTAAAATAGTTGCTGTTGTTAAGTAAATGCAAATACTTCTACCATTTAATACCGTTCGTGAATAGGCGAAGCCACAATCtttgcctgaaaaaaaaaaaaaaaacttttcgtGCAGTGTGTGTCTGTTGTCGGCGATATACTTTGAGCAACGATCAAACCGCTGACGACACATCGTCAGACACTGTCTGTCTTCCGATTTTGTCATCCAAATGTATCATACAGAAGCGACATTTTGTCGAATTGCGTCTGTCGCTGTCGGTCGGCGCAGTGTCACAGCTGTGCTTTGCAATACAAAGTATGGTGACAACGTCTGTCTTCCGTCGGTGCCATGTCAGTGTCGTGTCGGTCCAGTGTGACAGCGCCTTTAGAGTGAGACGGAGTGGAGCATAACGACACGAATCGTCAGCCACCgccggtgagttcatagttcgacGGCACTCGGTCAAACGCGATGCGTCAGCAGCCGTCGGGGGAGCAGAGCAATGCTCTACATCGAGCTGTGCACGGCGTGAGCTCTGGTGGGCTCGCGTTTCgcatgcaggaaggaaacacaaggagcggctctccGCGCCAggctagcgtagccaccctctagcggtcgctcgagtcaacatcgcccattgcttcctgtccaccacgtgatcccctctaaagtttcggttttgcgatgctttgtttctcgcgctgctctccgtatgattttgctttttgaaagtaatttattgtgaaaatgtgagcaccttCGTAGAAATACACCTCTGGTAATGTATTACGGCTACGGCTACGtgttgttcgtaagtacacggtcagTTCTTTTACTTTTAGTCGCCCTTGTGTATtggagtcatcttgaattgttcatttggaACCTCAaactgtgccgcagattcatttcatatcttctgttgttgtacaaatctgattaatggtatTTTGAGCACGGCATATTCTTTTCCACTTAATCAAGgaacgtacatacgttggaagcaACCGTTGCAACACGTGATGTTTCCagtcccgcgtactccttttgcgttctgcacactctgactggtcttctaatagaacagtaaacattcgaatACACAGAAATAAATCGCAGGCACGCGTTCAACTTAATACTGCCATATAAGctgtgacacaactacagctcgcatCGTCTGCTCTGCTGGCGCCATGGTGTCTGGATGGTCACGTGAGCGgccacgtggtagacaggagtatTCCAGAATACAATGCGaagccggctacgctcgtcccgtcggaagggccgctccttgtgtttccttccttcatggcattttccTTTATGGCGTCGCCCATTCTTATTCCATTCTCATTGTCCTGGACTCTGttaatttgttttgcccactctggccttgtgacgtcacccgcggaAACTGGTCTATAGAATACACGACCAATGGTCTATAGACGCGCGACTTTCTTCTTCAACTGAATGTGCACGTTGGGGGTCCCAACCCTATTACAGCAGTACAAGCAAACACAATGGGAAAACGGATTGTTTTCTGTCGAATTCCATCACGCGTGCACAGTTGCCAGGTACGACCGCTTTCCTTATACGAAGTGAGAAAACCTTTGATGGCTTTTTCGTTAGATTATGACCCCGGTAGGATTAAGATGAGGAAGAGTGGCGTAGCGATAGGTTCCTGTAGGCACGGAGTTATGGCTGCGACGGGCGAAGACTACGTCTGACTCTAAACCAGCTTCTAAAGCGCCGGTGTTTCTCAACGCTGGTGCGGGCGCCTAAGAGGTGCGTTCCAAAATGACACACATTTAGCCACCATGAGTTTGTGACATCATGGCATTCTTCCTGACCCACATGAAAATGAAGGGAACCGAATTCGACCCGCACATTTAGATATGGGGAAAACAATGACGTAAATGTGCAAAGACTAAATGCCTACAGGAATAATGTAgaggtatttttttatttttcgcttTTTCGCGCATTTCTCCacaatcgcgaatttaagttcccgcgggTAAGTTTGGCCATATCGGGGCAAAAATAGTGCGGCGTTCTACGCTGTACCGTGATTACCTcgaccctttctactccatgcagcATAGAAAGTTGAAGCAAGCCGCAGAAGAATGGTTTCTGCCATCATGCAAGatgtaaagaaatgaaaattggTCACGCTTTCGTTACCCCTACAAACACATTGCACTGTACACGTATATTCCACCATAGGCTTCGTGCGAAGCGTCCACCGCGCCACGGAAAATCGTGGCGGCAGCCATAGGAACTAGTTGTGTGAGTCCGCTCGGTTTTCGATTCCTATTCGTACGCTTTCAATCGTCACCTTGCATCGCTGACGCCGCACCTGAACTGATAACTGCGAAAGGTAATACCGTACCGCACAATCTGTTGCGTCCTTGGGTGTACAAAAACGTATGATAATGCCGGGTATGGGGGACAaaaggtccctggttgtgtgggCAGAAAAATGGTCCCCCAGGCTCCTGTGCGCCCAAATATACGAGGGTGTGGTTGCGGATGACTGATGAAACACGTCACAGCCGATCGAGTTTTACCATTCGCTCTccccatttgttgaaaaaggaggCATAGACCTTTTTTCGTATGTTAATAGATTATAATATCTGCACGCGAATGTAATCGCTTTTATTTTCGCCATTGAATGACGTGCGGCTATTATTCTTCATAAACATCGATGTTAATTAAGAAACCTGTGTCCCCCAATTTTTAAAAATCAGGAGGGTGTATGACAACATTTGGTCAGCTAGGATCAGTTCCATCGAGTTTCCAGAGTGACTGCTCTATTTTTGTgcacacggaaccccgttggaccattatttccgcccacgcaaccagggaccattttttcgggacccgagaacgccccacggggtacaaggttctagagtttccctccaaatccacacgaagtggacttgagaagaaaattaatgtcagccgtcaaacgtacacgtgtcacaaaataagctatttttgtgtacacggaactccgttggaccattgtttccgcccacgaaaccagggactatttttttcgggacccgagaacgccccacggggtatacaaggttctagagtttcccgccaaatccacacgaagtggacatgagaagaaaatcaatgtcagccgtcaaacgtacacgtctcacaaaataagctatttttgtgtacacggaaccccgttggaccattgtttccgcccacgaaaccagcgactatttttttcgggacccgagaacgccccacggggtacaaggttctagagtttccagccaaatccacacgaagtggacatgagaagaaaattaatgtcagccgtcaaacgtacacgtgccacaaaataagctatttttgtgtacacggaaccccgttggaccattgtttccgcccacgaaaccacGGACTATTTTTtacgggacccgagaacgccccacggggtacaaggttctagagtttcccgccaaatccacacgaagtgtacatgagaagaaaattaatgtcagccgtcaaacgtacacgtgtcacaaaataagctatttttgcgtacacggaaccccgttggaccattgtttccgcccacgaaaccagggactatttttttcgggacccgagaacgccccacggggtacaaggttctagagtttcccgccaaatccacacgaagtggacatgagaagaaaattaatgtcagccgtcaaacgtacacgtgtcacaaaataagcaatttttgtgtacacggaaccccgttggaccattgtttccgccacgcaaccagggaccattttttacgggacccgagaacgccccacggggtacaaggttctagagatTCCAACCAagtccacacgaagtggacatgagaagaaaattaatgtcagccgtcaaacgtacacgtgtcacaaaataagctatttttgtgtacacggaaccccgttggaccattgtttccgccacgcaaccagggaccatttttttcgggacccgggaacgccccacggggtgcaaggttctagagtttcccgccaaatgcacacgaagtggacaggagacgaaaattaatgtcagtcgtcaaacgtacacgtgtcacaaaataagctatttttgtgtacacggaaccccgttggaccattgtttccgccacgcaaccagggaccatttttttcgggacccgagaacgccccacggggtacaaggttctagagcttcccgccaaatccacacgaagtgtacatgagaagaaaattaatgtcagccgtcaaacggcacacgtgtcacaaaataagctatttttgtgtacacggaacctcgttggaccattgtttccgccacgcaaccagggaccatttttttcgggacccgagaacgccccacggggtacaaggttctagagtttccctccaaatccacacgaagtggacatgagaagaaaattaatgtcagccgtcaaacgtaaacgtgtcacaaaataagctatttttgtgtacacggaaccccgttggaccattgtttccgcccacgaaaccagggactatttttttcgggacccgagaacgccccacggggtacaaggttctagagtttcccgccaaatccacacgaagtggacatgagaagaaaattaatgtcagccgtcaaacgtaaacgtgtcacaaaataagctatttttgtgtacacagaaccccgttggaccattgtttccgcccacgaaaccagcgactatttttttcgggatccgagaacgccccacggggtacaaggttctagagtttcccgccaaatccacacgaagtggacatgagaagaaaattaatgtcagccgtcaaacgtacacgtgtcacaaaataagcaatttttgtgtacacggaaccccgttggaccattgtttccgccacgcaaccagggaccattttttacgggacccgagaacgccccacggggtacaaggttctagagatTCCAACCAagtccacacgaagtggacatgagaagaaaattaatgtcagccgtcaaacgtacacgtgtcacaaaataagctatttttgtgtacatggaaccccgttggaccattgtttccgccacgcaaccagggaccatttttttcgggacccgagaacgccccacggggtgcaaggttctag from Ornithodoros turicata isolate Travis unplaced genomic scaffold, ASM3712646v1 Chromosome44, whole genome shotgun sequence encodes:
- the LOC135374124 gene encoding uncharacterized protein LOC135374124, giving the protein MDFYHQLACICAILSCFLALLYGISRFMSKGMASTPEFDLKMERSSQWEDVRKKMHEAIAAEDEARVLKCLDAAPALKLWLDPVKEKSARYRAVKKKAIRIHGLLVSRGCGLKNDKEASYYQYLTGVHRAEIRRQRYYTKECKESYIYYLKSKSRSHVRCDDLEGRLEKMFRELSTDQLNEKILKVVATAPHLDILFDYNSENVQGITGCSGSRVLGLTDYEKQRISIGGGATEAEVRGTFIHESCHMALHLVYKNDGKPYFREDTEMKRRYRAILDDIKRRKNDVDVLIRLALVKNEEQEAIVRIPHILTQYGSDHGNRVLEKEVPELRKFFEDTVIPDMQKYIQNGIPSIDATMIEKENARLNKAFNIGNLNLQFDKPIKSSAWEKGLLHVVTGPELRLLEIMVHNAVQSTGLPYMFFDAKQLDSALEDVLLDYKYAFVLVTVHPNEDVRKMIKHFGEASCVTGSKVILLVEDSGKDNLVKQVQEDAFFGERHKVHSIDEASFAHVTDSCKKWIFENSRVKLQDQDLSKLSDATNIDTFIRCVDTPVFLKLCESMNIDVGPPLHELEERVQIYYVERECRRAVEINLKEYNLGDESEAFALLGCTHNQVATLLPRGCEPKAKEELRKFEKFVLLQESRDYEALLENVHFPNKVVHLLKFNESRKRLLWTKSNGPLSHLPMTGSESYTEDALLNVNEKVVIVSGVPGMGKSVLASRLCTRLQSQDKKRLVLYVDLLQRMASVKTALLSLEYLADLCQVRKDGLEFALFEESLKNGSPFEVVVMLDGFDEVNEKCRKCVLNLILFLANKKIYKVYLYTRTVCKSHAQDVLQTVSYDIVPFSDENQNDFLTRYRAQRETPATSNEAFLQKFQQLYGTLKKKNKKILETPLLLRMMAQIESGEITKSDDYSSLLNIADICGGGIYTVHIYMMFVEYKHLVHRKEKVKEDISRSTVRGDNHDTKSPFYVNHGLLALKCIFPQDILKTLLNEDESDQLDPEGSFITGVDSFKEGFVNRINDGGIPEFVHKTFAEFFAAHYLLEKAKGRKKSRFRENVVRLYGKKDYEGVMMLFDGLASASYPLHSAVMNNDSSYFEQPGVKREDMFEVDELERTALHVAALHSDEATLKKLPMDDELIMDDLFKVSPFEYIELFSPLEAEWMKDLWDAYFMKYLKNYLGTEISAVRDKLDVLCVRCSEEAVRRSTENLRRCETFEQKIHFLERAIYTAVIYDLPGVLDVYLSYVSPKESTVILDRDIMDQLESRKKRSLRCSAESSVIGNLDGFRDFCNRTVPFHAKSEAVCQMLLPYCDMRILDKHGNTILHISAYEKNLETTQFYLAHLSANNVNGSFQSSLHLTKDEEIAKVLCRYPSRNSTDHHQRTPLDIYAQRDDLEAVKLLLLRTRTCEAHRIKPNTTLHVASHSLSLKAVTFLLPHTNAHMLNCRRKTCLDSARTSFEHRERSMSNVVRCLIPHSLVNSPETFGSSPLYLWAKDGRRELVQTLWPYLRHSDPRHAQRISRSSVYVWMNSYFQKEIWCLKLLFLHLDVVAGDPYSRKLLHDVTKRLRSIQEVNDINYMKLLLPHLNLSEQDYAKCRVENDDIVTLYRRWSHMNNTDDRHIDDVDTEMVDDDGSTKFLIEAEEGNVEAVELHLSPSSVCFTDENENTALHLSASKGHTNVVKLLIPFYTSVEVINVFQRTPMHVCASKGHLDVVKLLLLRSRMSSRDEDGRTPLHWACESGAVDIVNFLLPHSFPNMRDACGFTCCALSTERKKMNVLRCLIPHCLMNLRTKYGESLTRTCAQGYMREGLVTLLPYSCDYEAASLLTPSWLRIREDDTSMEDTPCLKLMVVLHSNVRALDACFRKTLSCIRKYYGGKSDLTSRRKKNEISLLLNYISFLLPHTNVPAKEGEGKKLLQEALQSSQDPGLISVLQKWLA